Proteins encoded within one genomic window of Perognathus longimembris pacificus isolate PPM17 chromosome 28, ASM2315922v1, whole genome shotgun sequence:
- the LOC125343220 gene encoding melanoma-associated antigen B5-like yields the protein MLRCGKHCKAAKISLSRLALTSPMCNPQVVLYNVLKIPSTLELIRIVKEPCTIGLPTTTEKNAVNTRLNEGEISEKEEKKTSEIKDSTEISCIDIVAKKAIALTGFLLYRYAQKKPIFKKDMLTIISCSDEYRFTEILMKANENIESAFAVIIKETDTTRHKYALVSKLKLPNNGRIHPGTGLPKTGLVMTILGVIFLMGDSISEENLWKFLKTKAIYPGKTHYIYGEPELITKDLVRLNYLKYKQVPNSNPPQYEFLWGPRALKEATKKEALDFLGNNNVIVPKKFTATYGEDRRDDVSIGTATTSGTNNMVISLPLPGAAASPPFY from the coding sequence ATGCTAAGGTGTGGGAAACACTGCAAAGCCGCCAAAATATCCCTGTCAAGGCTTGCACTTACATCGCCTATGTGCAATCCCCAAGTTGTTCTATATAATGTTCTAAAAATTCCATCTACTCTTGAATTAATTAGAATTGTAAAGGAGCCGTGTACTATTGGGTTACCCACCACTACTGAGAAAAATGCTGTTAATACAAGATTGAATGAGGGTGAAATAAgcgaaaaggaagaaaagaaaacttctgaGATTAAGGATTCAACTGAGATATCCTGCATCGATATTGTGGCTAAGAAGGCAATTGCATTGACAGGGTTCTTGCTTTACAGATATGCACAAAAGAAGCCTATTTTCAAGAAAGATATGCTAACAATTATCTCTTGTTCAGATGAATACAGGTTTACTGAGATTCTCATGAAAGCCAATGAAAACATTGAGAGTGCCTTTGCAGTTATTATTAAGGAAACTGACACAACGAGGCACAAGTATGCACTGGTCAGTAAACTAAAGCTCCCGAATAATGGGAGAATCCATCCTGGTACAGGCTTACCCAAAACTGGGTTAGTTATGACTATTCTAGGTGTTATTTTCCTAATGGGTGACAGCATTTCAGAAGAAAATCTATGGAAATTTCTAAAAACAAAGGCAATATATCCTGGTAAAACACACTACATCTATGGAGAACCGGAACTTATTACTAAAGATCTGGTGAGGCTgaattatttgaaatataaacaagTGCCAAATAGCAATCCCCCTCAATATGAATTTCTCTGGGGACCCAGAGCTTTGAAAGAAGCCACAAAAAAGGAAGCACTAGATTTTTTAGGAAATAATAATGTGATTGTGCCAAAGAAATTTACAGCTACATATGGAGAAGACAGGAGGGATGATGTCAGTATTGGTACTGCAACCACATCTGGCACTAATAATATGGTCATATCCCTGCCTTTACCAGGAGCTGCAGCTTCTCCCCCTTTTTATTAA